A part of Cervus elaphus chromosome 11, mCerEla1.1, whole genome shotgun sequence genomic DNA contains:
- the SH2D3C gene encoding SH2 domain-containing protein 3C isoform X2 produces the protein MTAVGRRCPALGSRGATAEPEAGGDYVKFSKEKYILDSSPEKLHKELEEELKLSSTDLRSHAWYHGRIPREVSETLVQRNGDFLIRDSLTSLGDYVLTCRWRNQALHFKINKVVVKAGESYTHIQYLFEQESFDHVPALVRYHVGSRKAVSEQSGAIIYCPVNRTFPLRYLEACYGLGQGGGKASSPASPSGPKGSHMKRRSVTMTDGLTADKVTRSDGCPTSTSVPHPRESIRNCALSMDQIQDLHSPMSPISESPSSPAYSTVTRVHAAPAAPSATALPASPVTRRSSEPQLCPGSAPKPHGESDKGPYSSPSHTLCKASPSPSLSSYSDPDSGHYCQLQPPARGSREWAAAEASSRQARSYGEKLKELSENGAPEGDWGRTFTVPVVEATSSFNPATFRSLLIPKDNRPLEVGLLRKVKELLAEVDARTLARHVTKVDCLVARILGVTKEMQTLMGVRWGMELLTLPHGRQLRLDLLERFHTMSIMLAVDILGCTGSAEERAALLHKTIQLAAELRGTMGNMFSFAAVMGALDMAQIARLEQTWVTLRQRHTEGAILYEKTLKPFLKSLNEGKEGPPLSNTTFPHILPLITLLECDSAPAEGPEPWGSTEHGVEVVLAHLEAARTVAHHGGLYHTNAEVKLQGFQARPELLEVFSTEFQMRLLWGSQGACSSQARRYEKFDKVLTALSHKLEPAVRSSEL, from the exons gGCCACTGCAGAGCCGGAGGCTGGCGGGGACTATGTGAAG TTCTCCAAGGAGAAGTACATTTTGGACTCATCGCCTGAGAAACTGCACAAGGAGTTGGAGGAAGAGCTCAAACTCAGCAGCACAGATCTCCGCAGCCATGCCTGGTACCACGGCCGCATCCCACGTGAG GTTTCGGAGACCCTGGTGCAGCGCAATGGCGACTTCCTCATCCGGGACTCGCTCACCAGCCTGGGCGACTATGTGCTCACGTGCCGCTGGCGCAACCAGGCCTTGCACTTCAAGATCAACAAGGTGGTGGTGAAGGCGGGCGAGAGCTACACCCACATCCAGTACCTGTTCGAGCAGGAGAGCTTCGACCACGTGCCGGCCCTGGTGCGGTATCACGTGGGCAGCCGCAAGGCTGTGTCCGAGCAGAGCGGCGCCATCATCTACTGCCCGGTCAACCGCACCTTCCCGCTGCGCTACCTGGAGGCCTGCTACGGCCTGGGCCAGGGCGGGGGCAAGGCCTCCAGCCCCGCCAGCCCCTCGGGCCCCAAGGGCAGCCACATGAAGCGGCGCAGCGTCACCATGACTGACGGGCTCACTGCTGACAAAGTCACCCGCAGCGATGGCTGCCCCACCAG CACATCAGTGCCCCACCCCCGGGAGTCCATCCGCAACTGTGCACTCAGCATGGACCAGATCCAAGACCTGCACTCGCCCATGTCCCCTATCTCCGAGAGCCCCAGCTCCCCTGCCTATAGTACAG tgacccGTGTCCACGCCGCCCCTGCCGCCCCCTCAGCCACAGCACTGCCCGCCTCCCCTGTCACCCGCCGCTCCAGCGAACCCCAGCTGTGTCCCGGAAGTGCCCCAAAGCCCCACGGGGAGTCGGACAAGGGCCCTTACTCCAGCCCCTCCCACACCCTCTGCAAGGCCTCCCCATCACCATCGCTCAGCAGCTACAGTGACCCGGACTCTGGCCATTACTGCCAGCTCCAGCCTCCTGCCCGTGGCAGCCGAGAGTGGGCAGCAGCTGAAGCCTCCAGCCGCCAGGCCAGGAGCTATGGGGAGAAGCTTAAAGAACTGTCAGAAAACGGGGCCCCCGAAGGGGACTGGGGCAGGACCTTCACAGTCCCTGTCGTGGAAGCCACCTCTTCCTTCAACCCGGCTACTTTCCGGTCACTGCTGATCCCCAAGGATAACCGGCCACTGGAGGTGGGCCTCCTGCGTAAGGTCAAGGAGCTGCTGGCAGAGGTCGATGCCCGGACACTGGCCCGGCACGTCACCAAGGTTGACTGCCTG GTTGCTAGGATACTGGGAGTTACCAAGGAGATGCAGACCCTAATGGGAGTCCGCTGGGGCATGGAGCTGCTCACTCTCCCCCATGGCCGGCAGCTACGACTAGACCTGCTGGAAAG GTTCCACACCATGTCCATCATGCTGGCCGTGGACATCCTGGGCTGCACCGGCTCCGCTGAGGAGCGGGCAGCGCTCCTGCACAAGACCATCCAGCTGGCAGCCGAGCTTCGAGGGACCATGGGCAACATGTTCAGCTTCGCTGCGGTTATGGGTGCCCTGGATATGGCCCAG ATTGCCCGGCTGGAACAGACATGGGTGACCCTGCGGCAGCGACACACAGAGGGTGCCATCCTCTATGAGAAGACGCTCAAGCCATTCCTCAAGAGCCTCAATGAGGGCAAAG AAGGCCCGCCGCTGAGCAACACCACGTTCCCTCACATTCTGCCGCTCATCACTCTGCTGGAATGTGACTCGGCCCCGGCCGAGGGCCCTGAGCCCTGGGGCAGCACGGAGCATGGCGTGGAGGTGGTGCTGGCCCACCTGGAGGCCGCCCGCACGGTGGCACACCATGGTGGCCTGTATCACACCAATGCTGAGGTCAAGCTGCAGG GTTTCCAGGCCCGGCCGGAGCTCCTCGAGGTGTTCAGCACTGAGTTCCAGATGCGCCTCCTCTGGGGCAGCCAGGGTGCCTGCAGCAGCCAGGCCCGCCGCTATGAGAAGTTCGACAAGGTCCTCACTGCCCTCTCCCACAAACTGGAGCCTGCTGTCCGCTCCAGCGAGCTGTGA
- the SH2D3C gene encoding SH2 domain-containing protein 3C isoform X3, with product MTERCSLWSALSAAACCFYRGSFVQVQFSKEKYILDSSPEKLHKELEEELKLSSTDLRSHAWYHGRIPREVSETLVQRNGDFLIRDSLTSLGDYVLTCRWRNQALHFKINKVVVKAGESYTHIQYLFEQESFDHVPALVRYHVGSRKAVSEQSGAIIYCPVNRTFPLRYLEACYGLGQGGGKASSPASPSGPKGSHMKRRSVTMTDGLTADKVTRSDGCPTSTSVPHPRESIRNCALSMDQIQDLHSPMSPISESPSSPAYSTVTRVHAAPAAPSATALPASPVTRRSSEPQLCPGSAPKPHGESDKGPYSSPSHTLCKASPSPSLSSYSDPDSGHYCQLQPPARGSREWAAAEASSRQARSYGEKLKELSENGAPEGDWGRTFTVPVVEATSSFNPATFRSLLIPKDNRPLEVGLLRKVKELLAEVDARTLARHVTKVDCLVARILGVTKEMQTLMGVRWGMELLTLPHGRQLRLDLLERFHTMSIMLAVDILGCTGSAEERAALLHKTIQLAAELRGTMGNMFSFAAVMGALDMAQIARLEQTWVTLRQRHTEGAILYEKTLKPFLKSLNEGKEGPPLSNTTFPHILPLITLLECDSAPAEGPEPWGSTEHGVEVVLAHLEAARTVAHHGGLYHTNAEVKLQGFQARPELLEVFSTEFQMRLLWGSQGACSSQARRYEKFDKVLTALSHKLEPAVRSSEL from the exons ATGACCGAGCGCTGCAGCCTGTGGAGCGCCCTGTCGGCCGCCGCCTGCTGCTTCTACCGCGGCTCCTTCGTGCAGGTGCAG TTCTCCAAGGAGAAGTACATTTTGGACTCATCGCCTGAGAAACTGCACAAGGAGTTGGAGGAAGAGCTCAAACTCAGCAGCACAGATCTCCGCAGCCATGCCTGGTACCACGGCCGCATCCCACGTGAG GTTTCGGAGACCCTGGTGCAGCGCAATGGCGACTTCCTCATCCGGGACTCGCTCACCAGCCTGGGCGACTATGTGCTCACGTGCCGCTGGCGCAACCAGGCCTTGCACTTCAAGATCAACAAGGTGGTGGTGAAGGCGGGCGAGAGCTACACCCACATCCAGTACCTGTTCGAGCAGGAGAGCTTCGACCACGTGCCGGCCCTGGTGCGGTATCACGTGGGCAGCCGCAAGGCTGTGTCCGAGCAGAGCGGCGCCATCATCTACTGCCCGGTCAACCGCACCTTCCCGCTGCGCTACCTGGAGGCCTGCTACGGCCTGGGCCAGGGCGGGGGCAAGGCCTCCAGCCCCGCCAGCCCCTCGGGCCCCAAGGGCAGCCACATGAAGCGGCGCAGCGTCACCATGACTGACGGGCTCACTGCTGACAAAGTCACCCGCAGCGATGGCTGCCCCACCAG CACATCAGTGCCCCACCCCCGGGAGTCCATCCGCAACTGTGCACTCAGCATGGACCAGATCCAAGACCTGCACTCGCCCATGTCCCCTATCTCCGAGAGCCCCAGCTCCCCTGCCTATAGTACAG tgacccGTGTCCACGCCGCCCCTGCCGCCCCCTCAGCCACAGCACTGCCCGCCTCCCCTGTCACCCGCCGCTCCAGCGAACCCCAGCTGTGTCCCGGAAGTGCCCCAAAGCCCCACGGGGAGTCGGACAAGGGCCCTTACTCCAGCCCCTCCCACACCCTCTGCAAGGCCTCCCCATCACCATCGCTCAGCAGCTACAGTGACCCGGACTCTGGCCATTACTGCCAGCTCCAGCCTCCTGCCCGTGGCAGCCGAGAGTGGGCAGCAGCTGAAGCCTCCAGCCGCCAGGCCAGGAGCTATGGGGAGAAGCTTAAAGAACTGTCAGAAAACGGGGCCCCCGAAGGGGACTGGGGCAGGACCTTCACAGTCCCTGTCGTGGAAGCCACCTCTTCCTTCAACCCGGCTACTTTCCGGTCACTGCTGATCCCCAAGGATAACCGGCCACTGGAGGTGGGCCTCCTGCGTAAGGTCAAGGAGCTGCTGGCAGAGGTCGATGCCCGGACACTGGCCCGGCACGTCACCAAGGTTGACTGCCTG GTTGCTAGGATACTGGGAGTTACCAAGGAGATGCAGACCCTAATGGGAGTCCGCTGGGGCATGGAGCTGCTCACTCTCCCCCATGGCCGGCAGCTACGACTAGACCTGCTGGAAAG GTTCCACACCATGTCCATCATGCTGGCCGTGGACATCCTGGGCTGCACCGGCTCCGCTGAGGAGCGGGCAGCGCTCCTGCACAAGACCATCCAGCTGGCAGCCGAGCTTCGAGGGACCATGGGCAACATGTTCAGCTTCGCTGCGGTTATGGGTGCCCTGGATATGGCCCAG ATTGCCCGGCTGGAACAGACATGGGTGACCCTGCGGCAGCGACACACAGAGGGTGCCATCCTCTATGAGAAGACGCTCAAGCCATTCCTCAAGAGCCTCAATGAGGGCAAAG AAGGCCCGCCGCTGAGCAACACCACGTTCCCTCACATTCTGCCGCTCATCACTCTGCTGGAATGTGACTCGGCCCCGGCCGAGGGCCCTGAGCCCTGGGGCAGCACGGAGCATGGCGTGGAGGTGGTGCTGGCCCACCTGGAGGCCGCCCGCACGGTGGCACACCATGGTGGCCTGTATCACACCAATGCTGAGGTCAAGCTGCAGG GTTTCCAGGCCCGGCCGGAGCTCCTCGAGGTGTTCAGCACTGAGTTCCAGATGCGCCTCCTCTGGGGCAGCCAGGGTGCCTGCAGCAGCCAGGCCCGCCGCTATGAGAAGTTCGACAAGGTCCTCACTGCCCTCTCCCACAAACTGGAGCCTGCTGTCCGCTCCAGCGAGCTGTGA
- the TOR2A gene encoding prosalusin isoform X1: MAAATRSCRPWGSLLGLIWLVLAAAASWDLNSLRCNFGSFCECDFRPDLQGLECDLAQHLAGQHLARSLVVKALKAFLQDPAPAKPLVLSLHGWTGTGKSYVSSLLAHYLFRDGLRSPHVHHFSPVIHFPHPSHMERYKKDLKSWVQGNLTACSRSLFLFDEMDKLAPGLIEVLRPFLGSSWVVYGTNYRKAIFIFISNTGGEQINQVVLEAWRSRREREEIGLQELGPVISQAVLDNPHHGFWRSGIMEEHLLDVLVPFLPLQRHHVRHCVLNELAQLGLEPRDEVVQAVLDSTTFFPEDEQLFSSNGCKTVASRITFFL; the protein is encoded by the exons ATGGCGGCTGCGACGCGCAGCTGCCGGCCCTGGGGCTCTCTCCTTGGGCTGATCTGGCTGGTCTTGGCCGCGGCCGCCTCCTGGGACCTGAATTCGCTGCGCTGCAACTTCGGCTCCTTCTGCGAATGTGACTTCCGGCCCGACTTGCAGG GTCTGGAGTGTGACCTGGCCCAGCACCTGGCGGGCCAGCACCTGGCCAGGTCACTGGTGGTGAAGGCACTGAAGGCGTTCCTGCAGGATCCAGCCCCCGCCAAGCCTCTGGTCCTCTCTCTGCACGGCTGGACGGGCACTGGCAAGTCCTATGTCAGCTCCCTGCTGGCACACTACCTCTTCCGGGATGGCCTCCGGAGCCCCCACGTGCACCACTTTTCCCCAGTCATccacttcccccaccccagccacatGGAGCGTTACAAG AAGGATCTTAAGAGCTGGGTGCAGGGGAACCTCACTGCCTGCAGCCGCTCCCTCTTTCTCTTCGATGAGATGGACAAGCTGGCCCCAGGCCTGATAGAAGTCCTACGACCTTTCCTGGGCTCCTCCTGGGTTGTCTATGGGACCAACTATCGCAAAgccatcttcatcttcatcag CAACACCGGCGGTGAGCAGATCAATCAGGTGGTGCTGGAGGCGTGGCGCAGCCGCCGGGAACGTGAAGAGATCGGCCTGCAGGAGCTGGGACCGGTCATCTCCCAGGCTGTGCTGGACAACCCGCACC ATGGCTTCTGGCGCTCAGGCATCATGGAAGAGCATCTCCTGGACGTCCTGGTGCCCTTCCTGCCACTCCAGCGGCACCACGTGCGGCACTGTGTGCTCAACGAGCTGGCCCAGCTGGGCCTGGAGCCCAGGGATGAGGTGGTCCAGGCCGTGCTGGACAGCACCACCTTCTTCCCCGAGGACGAGCAGCTCTTTTCCTCCAATGGCTGCAAGACGGTGGCTTCCCGAATCACCTTCTTCCTCTGA
- the TOR2A gene encoding prosalusin isoform X2, which yields MAAATRSCRPWGSLLGLIWLVLAAAASWDLNSLRCNFGSFCECDFRPDLQGLECDLAQHLAGQHLARSLVVKALKAFLQDPAPAKPLVLSLHGWTGTGKSYVSSLLAHYLFRDGLRSPHVHHFSPVIHFPHPSHMERYKKDLKSWVQGNLTACSRSLFLFDEMDKLAPGLIEVLRPFLGSSWVVYGTNYRKAIFIFIRWLLALRHHGRASPGRPGALPATPAAPRAALCAQRAGPAGPGAQG from the exons ATGGCGGCTGCGACGCGCAGCTGCCGGCCCTGGGGCTCTCTCCTTGGGCTGATCTGGCTGGTCTTGGCCGCGGCCGCCTCCTGGGACCTGAATTCGCTGCGCTGCAACTTCGGCTCCTTCTGCGAATGTGACTTCCGGCCCGACTTGCAGG GTCTGGAGTGTGACCTGGCCCAGCACCTGGCGGGCCAGCACCTGGCCAGGTCACTGGTGGTGAAGGCACTGAAGGCGTTCCTGCAGGATCCAGCCCCCGCCAAGCCTCTGGTCCTCTCTCTGCACGGCTGGACGGGCACTGGCAAGTCCTATGTCAGCTCCCTGCTGGCACACTACCTCTTCCGGGATGGCCTCCGGAGCCCCCACGTGCACCACTTTTCCCCAGTCATccacttcccccaccccagccacatGGAGCGTTACAAG AAGGATCTTAAGAGCTGGGTGCAGGGGAACCTCACTGCCTGCAGCCGCTCCCTCTTTCTCTTCGATGAGATGGACAAGCTGGCCCCAGGCCTGATAGAAGTCCTACGACCTTTCCTGGGCTCCTCCTGGGTTGTCTATGGGACCAACTATCGCAAAgccatcttcatcttcatcag ATGGCTTCTGGCGCTCAGGCATCATGGAAGAGCATCTCCTGGACGTCCTGGTGCCCTTCCTGCCACTCCAGCGGCACCACGTGCGGCACTGTGTGCTCAACGAGCTGGCCCAGCTGGGCCTGGAGCCCAGGGATGA